The Desulfovibrio desulfuricans genome contains the following window.
TCGTAATAGCCGCTTCTTGTATGCCAGATGGGAGGCTATTGAGCTTGAGTATCTCTGAGATAGTACTTTCTGCCTTGCCCAATTGAACTGCAACGCCTTGTTGAGCTAAACCAGATGCATTGATGATATCCTGGATGGCTCGAGCTTCTTCCATGGGCAGGAGAGAGTTGCGTTGTAAATTTTCAGTTAATGCAATGACCCTGTAATCTCCAGATACCAACTGAGCTGGCAATTCTTCAAGA
Protein-coding sequences here:
- a CDS encoding ParB/RepB/Spo0J family partition protein, translating into SVNGIITPILYRVDGDKKVIVSGERRYKAASELGLEELPAQLVSGDYRVIALTENLQRNSLLPMEEARAIQDIINASGLAQQGVAVQLGKAESTISEILKLNSLPSGIQEAAIT